One Fusarium oxysporum f. sp. lycopersici 4287 chromosome 8, whole genome shotgun sequence genomic region harbors:
- a CDS encoding ADP-ribosylglycohydrolase: MSHPERLSDHESRIIGALLGVHAGDSLGANLEFAPHDLIASDYPGGLRDLIGGGLLSWSAGQATDDTDMTRAVLLAYRDFQPGDDITRLSAENFLKWEDGDWPGRELGSRPKDIGEAVADGLEKYRETRDPDHAGAGRGRAGNGSLMRCIPTGLFQTDPETLIVESERISRVTHDDKKCTVSCAAYNTIVSQLINGSSAATAIAAGQHVAIALKSAQVNRAIELGKELSIATMAKKGASPKLKDDGGGFVLDSLSIGIAALLDRRGLEDVLVDVVRIGGDTDTNAAISGGLLGARDGEDGIPLRWRTKLQYGEEFKSIALGLLRRSL; the protein is encoded by the coding sequence ATGTCTCACCCTGAACGTCTGTCCGACCATGAATCTCGAATCATTGGTGCCCTGCTCGGCGTTCATGCTGGCGACTCGCTTGGTGCTAACCTCGAATTCGCCCCACATGACCTAATTGCAAGCGATTATCCAGGTGGTCTTCGAGACCTTATTGGTGGAGGGCTTCTCTCGTGGTCTGCTGGACAGGCGACTGACGATACCGACATGACCCGCGCGGTATTGCTAGCTTATCGAGACTTCCAGCCAGGAGACGATATTACTCGTCTCTCGGCAGAGAACTTCCTAAAATGGGAGGACGGTGACTGGCCAGGTAGAGAGCTTGGGAGTCGCCCAAAAGATATCGGGGAGGCGGTAGCAGATGGCCTAGAAAAGTATCGAGAGACACGAGACCCTGACCATGCAGGAGCTGGTAGGGGGAGGGCCGGTAACGGCAGTTTAATGCGCTGCATCCCTACTGGCCTTTTCCAGACTGATCCGGAGACGCTCATCGTCGAGAGCGAGCGCATCAGCCGTGTAACGCATGACGATAAGAAATGCACCGTCTCTTGCGCCGCCTACAACACGATTGTCTCCCAGTTGATTAACGGGAGCAGCGCCGCAACTGCCATCGCCGCCGGGCAACATGTTGCAATTGCACTCAAATCTGCCCAGGTAAACCGAGCTATCGAGTTGGGAAAAGAACTTAGTATAGCCACTATGGCCAAGAAGGGTGCCTCGCCGAAGCTGAAAGACGATGGTGGTGGCTTTGTTCTTGATTCCTTAAGCATTGGCATTGCGGCATTGCTGGACAGGCGTGGGCTGGAGGATGTTCTGGTTGATGTCGTGCGTATCGGTGGCGACACGGATACAAATGCTGCGATTTCGGGCGGTTTGCTCGGTGCGAGGGACGGCGAGGATGGAATTCCATTGCGTTGGAGAACAAAGCTACAGTACGGAGAGGAGTTTAAAAGCATCGCTCTGGGCTTGTTACGTAGATCATTGTGA
- a CDS encoding aldehyde dehydrogenase (NAD+), with amino-acid sequence MSPAVIEGSKNAGSPTLDFTSGFVQIINGEPSITKETRYTVNPANLQPKEEVPVATKDNLDHAVDAARKAFRTWSKVSYEDRRSAVLAFADAVEQVKTDFRDLLVSEQGKPIPQADVEIDAAIAFIRGLAHIELPEDVIEDDDKRTIITRYVPIGVVGAIIPWNFPFLLAASKITPALLTGNVVIIKPSPFTPYCGLKLVELAQQSFPPGVVQSLSGDDRLGPWLTSHPGIDKISFTGSSTTGKLVLQSAAGTLKRVTLELGGNDPAIIFPDVDVDKVAEKVALYSFLNSGQICIALKRIYVHESIYEQFRDAMVKHIKTYTLGDGSQEGISHGPVQNSMQYEKVKTFFEDIEKQGWKVATGGRIDPSPGYFITPTVIDRPPEDSRIVVEEPFGPIVPLLSWKDEEDVIARANNSPMGLGASIWCNDLKKAEKAAREMQAGSVWINTHFDLSPMAPFGGHKESGLGVEWGTNGLKELCNVQTLFLNKHIVT; translated from the exons ATGTCTCCCGCCGTGATTGAGGGCTCTAAGAACGCCGGAAGTCCAACCTTGGATTTTACCAGCGGTTTTGTGCAAATCATTAACGGCGAACCCTCCATAACAAAGGAAACCCGATACACCGTCAATCCTGCTAATTTGCAACCAAAAGAAGAGGTCCCCGTAGCGACCAAGGATAACCTTGatcatgctgttgatgcaGCCCGAAAGGCTTTCAGAACCTGGTCAAAGGTCTCATATGAAGATCGCCGCAGCGCTGTTCTTGCTTTTGCGGACGCCGTGGAGCAAGTCAAGACGGACTTCAGAGACCTCTTAGTATCCGAGCAGGGGAAGCCT ATCCCTCAAGCCGATGTGGAAATTGATGCTGCTATTGCATTTATTCGGGGGCTAGCGCATATTGAGCTTCCAGAGGATGTAATCGAAGATGACGACAAGCGAACCATCATAACACGCTACGTCCCGATTGGCGTCGTTGGTGCTATTATCCCCTGGAACTTTCCATTTCTATTAGCGGCCAGCAAGATCACCCCGGCTTTGCTGACGGGGAACGTGGTTATCATCAAACCGTC TCCATTTACTCCCTATTGCGGACTTAAACTCGTCGAGTTGGCCCAACAATCCTTCCCACCAGGAGTTGTACAGTCATTGAGCGGGGATGACAGACTTGGCCCCTGGTTGACGAGTCACCCGGGCATCGACAAGATCAGTTTCACTGGATCTTCGACAACGGGCAAACTAGTTCTTCAGAGTGCGGCAGGAACTCTGAAGCGTGTTACCCTTGAGCT GGGTGGCAACGACCCGGCTATTATCTTTCCCGATGTTGACGTGGATAAGGTTGCAGAGAAAGTTGCCCTCTATTCTTTCCTAAACTCAGGCCAG ATCTGTATTGCCCTAAAGCGCATCTATGTCCATGAATCTATTTATGAACAGTTCAGAGATGCCATGGTTAAGCACATTAAAACCTATACTCTAGGAGATGGATCACAAGAAGGAATCAGCCATGGGCCTGTGCAGAATTCTATGCAGTACGAAAAAGTAAAGACATTCTTCGAAGACATCGAAAAACAGGGCTGGAAGGTTGCTACAGGCGGCAGAATTGATCCCTCTCCAGGATACTTCATCACTCCAACGGTTATTGACAGACCGCCGGAAGATTCTCGCATTGTGGTTGAGGAACCTTTTG GTCCAATTGTCCCCCTTCTGTCTTGGaaggacgaagaagacgtcATTGCTCGAGCCAACAATTCTCCGATGGGACTGGGTGCTTCTATATGGTGTAACGACCTCAAGAAGGCGGAAAAGGCCGCGAGAGAAATGCAAGCTGGTAGTGTGTGGATTAATACTCACTTCGATCTTTCTCCCATGGCACCTTTCGGCGGGCACAAGGAGAGTGGTTTGGGAGTCGAATGGGGTACGAATGGTTTGAAGGAGTTATGCAACGTGCAAACTCTGTTTCTGAACAAACATATTGTTACTTGA
- a CDS encoding aldehyde dehydrogenase (NAD+), whose translation MLLTLAVQIPQADVEIDAAIAFIRGLAHIELPEDVIEDDDKRTIITRYVPIGVVGAIIPWNFPFLLAASKITPALLTGNVVIIKPSPFTPYCGLKLVELAQQSFPPGVVQSLSGDDRLGPWLTSHPGIDKISFTGSSTTGKLVLQSAAGTLKRVTLELGGNDPAIIFPDVDVDKVAEKVALYSFLNSGQICIALKRIYVHESIYEQFRDAMVKHIKTYTLGDGSQEGISHGPVQNSMQYEKVKTFFEDIEKQGWKVATGGRIDPSPGYFITPTVIDRPPEDSRIVVEEPFGPIVPLLSWKDEEDVIARANNSPMGLGASIWCNDLKKAEKAAREMQAGSVWINTHFDLSPMAPFGGHKESGLGVEWGTNGLKELCNVQTLFLNKHIVT comes from the exons ATGTTACTAACCCTTGCTGTTCAGATCCCTCAAGCCGATGTGGAAATTGATGCTGCTATTGCATTTATTCGGGGGCTAGCGCATATTGAGCTTCCAGAGGATGTAATCGAAGATGACGACAAGCGAACCATCATAACACGCTACGTCCCGATTGGCGTCGTTGGTGCTATTATCCCCTGGAACTTTCCATTTCTATTAGCGGCCAGCAAGATCACCCCGGCTTTGCTGACGGGGAACGTGGTTATCATCAAACCGTC TCCATTTACTCCCTATTGCGGACTTAAACTCGTCGAGTTGGCCCAACAATCCTTCCCACCAGGAGTTGTACAGTCATTGAGCGGGGATGACAGACTTGGCCCCTGGTTGACGAGTCACCCGGGCATCGACAAGATCAGTTTCACTGGATCTTCGACAACGGGCAAACTAGTTCTTCAGAGTGCGGCAGGAACTCTGAAGCGTGTTACCCTTGAGCT GGGTGGCAACGACCCGGCTATTATCTTTCCCGATGTTGACGTGGATAAGGTTGCAGAGAAAGTTGCCCTCTATTCTTTCCTAAACTCAGGCCAG ATCTGTATTGCCCTAAAGCGCATCTATGTCCATGAATCTATTTATGAACAGTTCAGAGATGCCATGGTTAAGCACATTAAAACCTATACTCTAGGAGATGGATCACAAGAAGGAATCAGCCATGGGCCTGTGCAGAATTCTATGCAGTACGAAAAAGTAAAGACATTCTTCGAAGACATCGAAAAACAGGGCTGGAAGGTTGCTACAGGCGGCAGAATTGATCCCTCTCCAGGATACTTCATCACTCCAACGGTTATTGACAGACCGCCGGAAGATTCTCGCATTGTGGTTGAGGAACCTTTTG GTCCAATTGTCCCCCTTCTGTCTTGGaaggacgaagaagacgtcATTGCTCGAGCCAACAATTCTCCGATGGGACTGGGTGCTTCTATATGGTGTAACGACCTCAAGAAGGCGGAAAAGGCCGCGAGAGAAATGCAAGCTGGTAGTGTGTGGATTAATACTCACTTCGATCTTTCTCCCATGGCACCTTTCGGCGGGCACAAGGAGAGTGGTTTGGGAGTCGAATGGGGTACGAATGGTTTGAAGGAGTTATGCAACGTGCAAACTCTGTTTCTGAACAAACATATTGTTACTTGA
- a CDS encoding quinate permease (At least one base has a quality score < 10), with the protein MGLSVNNIFAVNEDRPTPKSVYNWRVYTCAAIASFASCMIGYDSAFIGTTIALPSFTEEFDFASYEPNDLALLKSNIVSVYQAGAFFGSLFAYITSYFIGRRYSLIAFSFVFMLGAGMMLGANAERGLGLIIGGRVLAGVGVGACSNMVPIYCSELSPPAIRGRLVGIYELGWQIGGLVGFWINYGLAETMAPSHKQWIIPFAVQLIPAGMLLFGSFWIKESPRWLFSKGRREEAMKNLCWLRQLPANDLYLVEEVSYIDQELERYNKEVGPGFWKPFTALKSRKVQWRFFLGGMMFLWQNGSGINAINYYSPTVFKSIGIQGTNTSFLTTGIFGVVKTAITIIFILFLIETVGRRKLLIIGSVGGSLCMWFIGAYIKIADPAAKVAAAAADGAEAPEMSSGGIAAVFFFYLWTAFYSPTWNPIPWVLNSEMFNENSRSLGQASAAANNWFWNFIISRFTPQMFIKMGYGVYFFFASLMILSATFVFFFIPETKGLPLDTMDRLLRSSLCGRPMANCLKS; encoded by the exons ATGGGTCTCTCCGTCAACAACATCTTCGCCGTCAATGAGGACAGGCCGACTCCCAAGTCCGTTTACAACTGGCGCGTTTACACCTGCGCTGCCATCGCGTCTTTCGCATCATGCATGATCGGCTACGACTCTGCCTTTATCGGCACCACGATCGCGCTGCCGTCCTTCACCGAGGAATTCGACTTTGCCTCGTACGAACCCAATGACCTCGCTCTTCTCAAGTCCAACATCGTCTCCGTCTATCAAGCCGGTGCTTTCTTCGGCAGTTTATTCGCCTACATCACCTCGTACTTCATCGGCCGACGATACTCCCTTATTGCTTTCAGCTTTGTTTTCATGCTTGGCGCGGGTATGATGCTTGGCGCTAATGCTGAGCGTGGCTTGGGACTTATTATCGGCGGCCGTGTTctcgctggtgttggtgttggcgcTTGTTCAAATATGGTTCCGATCTACTGCTCTGAGCTGTCTCCCCCTGCTATTCGCGGTCGCCTCGTCGGTATCTATGAGCTTGGCTGGCAGATTGGCGGCCTTGTCGGCTTCTGGATCAACTATGGACTTGCTGAGACCATGGCCCCCAGCCACAAGCAGTGGATCATTCCCTTTGCCGTCCAGCTCATCCCCGCAGGCATGCTGCTTTTCGGTTCCTTCTGGATCAAGGAGTCCCCTCGTTGGCTCTTCTCCAAGGGTCGCCGTGAGGAAGCCATGAAGAACCTGTGTTGGTTGAGACAGTTGCCCGCCAATGATCTCTATCTCGTCGAAGAGGTCAGCTACATCGACCAGGAACTCGAGCGCTACAACAAGGAAGTCGGCCCTGGTTTCTGGAAGCCATTCACCGCGCTCAAGAGCCGCAAGGTCCAGTGgcgcttcttcctcggtggtATGATGTTCCTCTGGCAGAACGGTTCCGGTATCAACGCTATCAACTATTACAGCCCTACTGTGTTCAAGAGCATCGGCATCCAGGGCACCAAcacctccttcttgaccacTGGTATCTTCGGCGTGGTCAAAACCGCCATtaccatcatcttcatcctgtTCCTGATCGAGACCGTGGGACGCAGAAAGCTTCTTATTATCGGTTCAGTCGGTGGTTCCCTTTGTATGTGGTTTATCGGAGCCTATATCAAGATTGCAGACCCGGCTGCcaaggttgctgctgctgctgccgaCGGAGCTGAGGCCCCTGAAATGTCAAGCGGTGGAATCGCtgccgtcttcttcttctaccTTTGGACTGCCTTTTACTCCCCCACATGGAACCCAATTCCCTGGGTGCTCAACTCTGAGATGTTCAACGAGAACTCCAG ATCACTCGGTCAAGCTTCCGCTGCTGCCAACAACTGGTTCTGGaacttcatcatctctcGCTTTACTCCCCAGATGTTTATCAAGATGGGCTACGGAgtctacttcttcttcgcgtCGCTTATGATCCTCTCTGCCaccttcgtcttcttcttcattcctgAGACCAAGGGCCTGCCTCTTGACACCATGGATCGCCTCTTGAGATCAAGCCTGTGTGGAAGGCCCATGGCCAACTGTCTGAAGAGTTGA